One part of the Salmo salar chromosome ssa10, Ssal_v3.1, whole genome shotgun sequence genome encodes these proteins:
- the LOC106560459 gene encoding probable proline--tRNA ligase, mitochondrial translates to MEVLMHHLRQRILPHLPRTFTTPCKSHSSCAAGHAPKPTLIDSISRPSTHLPLVSRLFQPSNLRDVGQESRAQGEMTCKSQRLMQQAGLIHPSNPGCYYILPATVRSMEKLVRLIDQEMQRIGGQKLDMPSLCSAELWRRSERWDLMGKELFRLRDRHGAEYCLGPTHEEAVTELLASQGTLSYRQLPLMLYQMTRKFRDEPKPRFGLLRGREFYMKDMYTFDVSEEAAYHTYESVCQAYNRLFSRLGLRIVQVQADTGKIGGKLSHEFQLPADIGEDRLLVCGSCSFSANVETMEPGRTDCPQCQAGTLVESKGIEVGHTFYLGTKYSHIFNATFNNTQNKPAVTEMGCFGLGVTRILAAAIEVMSTEEAIRWPGLLAPYQVCVLPPKRGSKVDEVAGLSEEVALFLGEALPSLRGEVVLDDRTQMTIGKRLKDASQLGYPYVVALGQKATEEIPRFEVICQQTGETMFLSRDGLVDLLRRVETV, encoded by the exons ATGGAAGTCCTAATGCATCACCTTCGGCAGAGAATCTTACCCCACCTGCCCAGAACCTTCACCACTCCTTGTAAGAGCCATTCAAGCTGTGCTGCAGGACATGCCCCAAAGCCAACCCTCATTGACTCCATCTCCCGACCTAGCACACACCTTCCCCTAGTATCCCGTCTCTTCCAGCCCTCCAACCTGCGTGATGTGGGGCAGGAGAGTCGTGCTCAGGGGGAGATGACCTGCAAGAGCCAGAGACTGATGCAGCAGGCAGGTCTCATCCACCCTTCCAACCCTGGCTGCTACTACATCCTCCCAGCCACAGTGCGCTCCATGGAGAAGCTGGTGAGGCTGATCGACCAGGAGATGCAGAGGATCGGTGGGCAGAAGCTGGACATGCCCAGCCTGTGCTCTGCGGAGCTGTGGAGACGCAGCGAGCGCTGGGACCTGATGGGAAAAGAGCTGTTCCGCCTGAGGGACCGCCACGGAGCGGAATACTGCCTGGGCCCCACCCATGAGGAGGCAGTGACAGAGCTGCTGGCCTCCCAGggaaccctgtcctacagacagcTTCCTCTAATGCTTTACCAG ATGACCCGCAAGTTCCGTGATGAGCCAAAGCCTCGGTTCGGGCTGCTACGGGGGCGGGAGTTCTACATGAAGGACATGTACACGTTTGATGTGAGTGAAGAGGCTGCCTACCACACGTATGAGTCTGTATGTCAGGCTTACAACCGTCTCTTCTCCCGGCTGGGCCTGCGCATTGTTCAGGTCCAGGCAGACACAGGGAAAATCGGAGGTAAACTCTCCCACGAATTCCAGCTCCCAGCAGATATCGGAGAGGACAGACTACTGGTCTGTGGGAGCTGCTCCTTCTCTGCCAATGTGGAGACCATGGAACCAGGCCGGACTGACTGCCCACAGTGCCAGGCAGGCACACTGGTGGAGTCCAAGGGCATAGAGGTGGGTCATACGTTCTACCTTGGCACCAAATACTCCCACATATTCAATGCCACCTTCAATAACACCCAGAACAAGCCTGCTGTCACTGAGATGGGCTGCTTCGGGCTGGGGGTGACCCGGATCCTTGCTGCCGCCATAGAGGTGATGTCCACAGAGGAGGCTATCCGCTGGCCTGGGCTGCTTGCCCCTTACCAGGTCTGTGTTCTGCCCCCTAAAAGGGGCAGTAAGGTGGATGAGGTGGCTGGTTTATCTGAGGAGGTGGCCCTTTTTCTGGGGGAGGCTCTGCCCAGCCTAAGAGGTGAGGTGGTTCTGGATGACCGTACACAGATGACCATTGGTAAGAGGCTGAAGGATGCCAGTCAGCTTGGATACCCCTACGTGGTGGCATTGGGGCAGAAGGCTACAGAGGAGATACCCAGGTTTGAGGTGATCTGCCAGCAGACTGGTGAGACTATGTTCCTCAGTAGGGATGGACTGGTAGACCTACTCAGACGAGTGGAGACGGTCTGA